From Granulicella cerasi, a single genomic window includes:
- a CDS encoding POTRA domain-containing protein, which yields MGRVGYRASESGRVGEAMRWVAFAAVIAWLLVAAVQASAQQTGVVPSTPSADPNPPAVPNAQTSPQVPAQVPQADVTTPTQSDASTKNVGSNGAITNVLPALDHSVWSQGGKRVSAIQFDGVSFSEADKIRGELKQKPGTTLNPDDVRTDLRLLFRSGRYRDINANAKQNADGSITLIYTGTARYYVGRVEVNGISSERLASLETFATKLDPGTAYTESQIPAAVNSIMASLAENGYFEPLVDVRTTTDDVGAQVNATFVVNVGPQARVGKVAVDGNDPGISVEDFRKKGSLNCGRLSRLFNHACTPKVTRDTASTALSGVRGYYQKRDRLEGTISLQKQDYVAARKQLDFTFLANQGPSVKVVINGAKISNSRKKLLVPIYEEGAVDIDLLNEGAFNIRDYMQQQGYFNARDEVKRTQNGPNAETVQYDVDKGQKHKVIDVSIKGNKYFSMDTIQERLRVKKGDLYQRSGVYSTQLVNADVASIESLYRASGFTRVKVSSSVAERDKDPAGNALKIATIKVLFTVVEGDQQKFGEVKLAGVDASREKVVHSLLSTEEGQPFSLITLSGDRDAILSYYLANGFEHARIEFDQQPQADDPTATDVTMNVTEGRQVFIDKVLLSGRRYTKQSLVDKQVLVHEGQPLDQSALLQTQRNLYNLALFNEVNAAVQNPTGRAPEKNVLIQLTEAKRWDVTYGFGFEAQTGTPQFGPTQTGRRVTAAQNGQAGVSPRVSADISRINLFGTQKSLTLHTTYGLLEKVATLSLNNPQFLGKPTLTASVSGGYSNVQNITTFQASTLQGDFRVSQKYGKADTFIYDFQYRRTSVNSNSLEITPNLVGQFAQPVTVGGPGFTYFHDTRDPSPLDAQKGVYYSVQEFFSYGYFGAESNFSRTDLSHSSYYTFGKHKYTIARNTRVAFENYFGGSSGVSDLSQINQIANCSGDQSDANSLLNRNATCNPIPLPERLYAGGATSHRGFGINQAGPRDLTTGYPVGGSGAVVNSIELRMPPPTLPFVGQSVSFVLFHDMGNVFRSPRDMFSSIKNFHQPNESTCSDLSLPAGAPARQPGESNTDYYGQFAGNCSFNYYSHAVGLGARYKTPVGPIRLDFSYNLNPPVYPVFTDYTTNGPYVGHGSHFNFFFSIGQAF from the coding sequence GTGGGTCGAGTCGGGTATCGCGCAAGCGAGAGTGGACGTGTGGGCGAAGCGATGCGCTGGGTCGCATTCGCTGCCGTAATCGCGTGGCTGCTCGTTGCTGCGGTTCAGGCCTCGGCGCAGCAGACGGGCGTGGTGCCCTCAACTCCTTCCGCTGACCCGAACCCTCCTGCTGTGCCGAACGCACAGACCTCGCCGCAAGTACCTGCGCAAGTGCCGCAGGCGGACGTCACGACTCCTACGCAGAGTGATGCTTCCACGAAGAACGTAGGTAGCAACGGAGCGATCACCAACGTGCTTCCTGCACTGGACCACAGCGTCTGGTCGCAGGGCGGCAAGCGCGTCTCGGCGATCCAGTTCGATGGTGTTTCCTTCAGCGAGGCCGACAAGATTCGCGGTGAGCTGAAGCAGAAGCCCGGAACGACTCTGAACCCCGACGATGTGCGTACAGACCTTCGTCTGCTCTTCCGCTCGGGGCGCTACCGCGACATCAATGCGAACGCGAAGCAGAACGCGGACGGCTCAATCACGCTCATCTATACGGGCACGGCGCGCTACTACGTCGGTCGCGTCGAGGTGAACGGTATCTCTTCCGAGCGTCTTGCGTCGCTCGAGACTTTCGCGACGAAGCTCGATCCCGGCACGGCCTACACCGAGTCTCAGATTCCTGCGGCGGTGAACAGCATCATGGCGTCGCTGGCGGAGAACGGATACTTCGAGCCGCTGGTGGATGTCCGCACCACGACGGACGATGTCGGCGCGCAGGTGAATGCGACCTTCGTCGTCAATGTGGGGCCGCAGGCGCGCGTAGGTAAGGTTGCCGTGGATGGCAACGACCCTGGCATCAGCGTGGAGGATTTCCGCAAGAAGGGTTCGCTGAACTGCGGCCGCCTCTCGCGGCTCTTCAACCATGCCTGCACGCCCAAGGTGACGCGCGATACCGCGAGCACAGCCCTGAGCGGTGTGCGCGGCTATTACCAGAAGCGTGACCGCCTGGAAGGCACGATCAGCCTGCAGAAGCAGGATTACGTGGCGGCTCGCAAGCAGCTGGACTTTACCTTCCTCGCCAACCAGGGGCCGTCGGTGAAGGTCGTGATCAACGGCGCGAAGATCTCTAACTCGCGCAAGAAGCTGCTGGTGCCGATCTACGAGGAAGGCGCCGTCGATATCGATCTGCTGAATGAAGGCGCCTTCAACATCCGCGACTATATGCAGCAGCAGGGTTACTTCAACGCGCGCGATGAAGTGAAGCGCACCCAGAACGGTCCCAACGCTGAGACTGTGCAGTATGACGTGGACAAAGGTCAGAAGCATAAGGTCATCGACGTCAGCATCAAGGGCAACAAGTACTTCAGCATGGACACGATTCAGGAGCGTCTGCGCGTGAAGAAGGGCGATCTGTATCAGCGTTCCGGTGTGTATTCGACACAGCTGGTGAATGCCGATGTCGCTTCGATCGAATCGCTCTATCGGGCCAGCGGATTTACGCGCGTCAAGGTGAGTTCATCCGTCGCCGAACGGGACAAGGACCCCGCGGGAAATGCGTTGAAGATCGCAACGATCAAGGTGCTCTTCACGGTGGTTGAAGGCGATCAGCAGAAGTTCGGCGAAGTGAAGCTCGCGGGCGTCGACGCTTCGCGCGAGAAGGTCGTGCATTCGCTGTTGAGCACGGAAGAAGGCCAGCCGTTCTCGCTGATCACGCTCTCCGGCGATCGCGATGCGATCCTCAGTTACTACCTCGCGAATGGCTTCGAGCACGCGCGCATCGAGTTCGATCAACAGCCGCAGGCGGACGATCCTACTGCGACCGATGTGACGATGAACGTCACGGAAGGTCGTCAGGTGTTCATCGACAAGGTGCTGCTTTCAGGCCGTCGTTACACCAAGCAGTCGCTCGTGGACAAGCAGGTGCTGGTGCATGAAGGCCAGCCCCTCGATCAGTCCGCGTTGTTGCAGACGCAGCGCAACCTCTACAACCTCGCGCTCTTCAACGAAGTGAATGCGGCCGTGCAGAACCCGACCGGCCGCGCGCCGGAGAAGAACGTGCTGATTCAGCTGACCGAAGCCAAACGATGGGATGTGACGTACGGCTTCGGCTTCGAAGCGCAGACGGGCACTCCGCAGTTCGGCCCCACGCAGACAGGCCGTCGCGTAACGGCGGCGCAGAACGGCCAGGCCGGCGTCAGCCCGCGAGTGTCTGCCGACATCTCACGCATCAACCTGTTCGGCACGCAGAAGTCGCTCACGTTGCATACGACCTACGGCCTGCTGGAAAAGGTCGCCACGCTAAGCCTGAACAATCCGCAGTTTCTGGGCAAGCCGACTTTGACCGCGTCCGTAAGCGGCGGCTACTCCAACGTGCAGAACATCACGACCTTCCAGGCCTCGACGCTGCAGGGTGACTTCCGCGTGTCTCAGAAGTACGGCAAGGCAGACACGTTTATCTACGACTTCCAATATCGCCGTACGTCGGTGAACTCGAACAGTCTCGAGATCACGCCGAACCTTGTGGGACAGTTTGCGCAGCCTGTAACGGTAGGCGGCCCCGGCTTCACGTACTTCCACGACACGCGAGACCCCAGCCCGCTCGACGCGCAGAAGGGCGTGTACTACTCGGTGCAGGAGTTCTTCTCCTACGGATACTTTGGCGCGGAGTCGAACTTCAGCCGCACGGACCTGTCGCACTCGAGCTACTACACCTTCGGGAAGCACAAGTACACGATCGCTCGAAACACGCGCGTGGCTTTTGAGAATTACTTCGGTGGCTCGAGCGGAGTCAGCGATCTCTCGCAGATCAACCAGATTGCGAATTGCAGCGGTGATCAGTCCGACGCGAACAGCCTGCTGAATCGGAACGCAACCTGCAACCCGATTCCGCTGCCAGAGCGTCTTTATGCCGGCGGCGCCACATCCCATCGTGGCTTCGGCATCAATCAAGCGGGCCCGCGCGACCTCACTACCGGTTATCCGGTCGGCGGTTCCGGCGCCGTAGTGAACAGCATCGAACTGCGTATGCCGCCACCGACGCTGCCGTTCGTGGGACAGAGTGTTTCCTTCGTGCTCTTCCACGATATGGGCAACGTCTTCCGCAGCCCGCGGGACATGTTCTCGAGCATCAAGAACTTCCATCAGCCGAACGAGTCCACCTGCTCGGACCTGAGCCTGCCTGCAGGCGCGCCCGCACGTCAGCCCGGTGAATCCAACACGGACTACTACGGCCAGTTCGCGGGCAACTGCTCGTTCAACTATTACTCGCACGCGGTCGGTCTCGGCGCGCGCTACAAGACGCCCGTCGGCCCCATCCGTCTGGACTTCAGCTACAACCTGAATCCGCCGGTGTATCCGGTCTTTACGGATTACACGACGAACGGGCCGTACGTCGGTCACGGCAGCCACTTCAACTTCTTCTTTTCGATTGGTCAGGCGTTCTAG
- a CDS encoding ThiF family adenylyltransferase, whose product MPASPANDLQDRYSRQILFPGIGQGGQQRLREARAAVIGVGATGAATAQLLARAGVGQLTLIDRDFVEPSNLQRQVLFDEEDARDALPKAIAAQRKLAGINSDCKVIAHVADLVPGNIDELLRDADLVLDCTDNFETRYLLNDYAVSTGKPWIYAAAVGGYAATMNILPRREADQAAPYEPTACLACIFPAPPTGPVETCDTAGILSTAVNLAASLQTTEALKFLTGQPQLMRRTLVSYDLWTGDFAEVKTTRPRTSCEICAARDFRYLAGESRPHITLCGRNSVQIHEHHRPLELASLAERLKPLGPVRSNDLLLRFSYGEYTLTVFPDGRALIQGTTDTALARSLYARFIGS is encoded by the coding sequence ATGCCTGCCTCGCCCGCCAACGACCTGCAAGACCGCTACTCCCGACAGATTCTCTTCCCGGGCATCGGCCAGGGCGGCCAGCAGCGATTGCGCGAAGCCCGCGCCGCGGTGATCGGCGTCGGCGCGACCGGTGCGGCCACCGCACAACTGCTCGCCCGCGCAGGCGTCGGCCAGCTCACCCTCATCGATCGCGACTTCGTTGAGCCCTCGAACCTGCAGCGGCAGGTTCTCTTCGATGAGGAAGACGCACGCGATGCGCTGCCCAAGGCGATCGCCGCGCAACGGAAGCTCGCAGGCATCAACTCCGACTGCAAAGTCATAGCGCACGTCGCCGATCTCGTGCCGGGCAATATCGACGAACTGCTGCGCGACGCCGACCTCGTGCTCGACTGCACGGACAACTTCGAAACGCGCTACCTGCTCAACGACTACGCGGTCTCCACCGGTAAGCCGTGGATCTACGCCGCCGCCGTCGGCGGTTATGCGGCGACGATGAACATCCTGCCGCGCCGCGAGGCCGACCAAGCCGCACCCTATGAGCCGACCGCCTGCCTCGCCTGCATCTTCCCCGCCCCACCCACCGGTCCAGTCGAGACCTGCGACACCGCCGGCATCCTCTCCACTGCGGTGAACCTCGCCGCCAGCCTGCAAACCACCGAGGCGCTGAAGTTTCTCACCGGCCAGCCGCAGCTCATGCGCCGCACGCTGGTTTCCTACGACCTTTGGACCGGCGACTTCGCCGAGGTGAAGACAACCAGGCCCCGCACGAGCTGCGAGATCTGCGCCGCGCGCGACTTCCGCTATCTGGCGGGCGAATCGCGCCCCCACATCACGCTCTGCGGGCGCAACTCCGTACAGATCCACGAGCACCACCGCCCGCTGGAGCTGGCCTCGCTCGCCGAACGCCTGAAGCCGCTCGGCCCTGTGCGTTCTAACGATCTGCTGCTGCGTTTCAGCTACGGGGAATACACCTTGACCGTGTTCCCCGACGGTCGTGCGCTCATTCAGGGCACCACGGACACCGCCCTGGCCCGCTCGCTCTACGCCAGATTCATCGGCAGCTAG
- a CDS encoding RNA polymerase sigma factor, whose protein sequence is MSTEKPNPGMFKRNPPIAGEADAIERAKNGDADAFSKLYALHKRRVYTLCLRMLGNVTEAEDMTQEAFLHLYRKLGSFRGESAFSTWLHRLTVNLVLMHLRKKGLQLVSLEETINPSEDDAPKRDFGSKDLNLSGSVDRVTLERAVASLPPGYRMVFVLHDVEGFEHNEIATMLECSTGNSKSQLHKARLKLRDLLRNPEQLATVPARSKEVVH, encoded by the coding sequence ATGTCGACTGAAAAACCGAATCCCGGCATGTTCAAGCGGAACCCGCCGATCGCCGGAGAAGCAGACGCTATCGAGCGCGCCAAGAATGGCGACGCCGACGCGTTCTCCAAGCTCTACGCGCTGCACAAGCGCCGCGTTTACACCCTCTGCCTCCGCATGCTCGGCAACGTCACTGAAGCCGAGGACATGACGCAGGAAGCGTTCCTGCACCTCTATCGCAAGCTCGGCAGCTTCCGCGGCGAGTCGGCCTTCTCCACCTGGCTGCACCGCCTCACGGTGAACCTCGTGCTGATGCACCTGCGTAAGAAGGGCTTGCAGCTCGTTTCGCTCGAAGAGACCATCAACCCGAGCGAAGATGATGCACCGAAGCGCGATTTCGGCTCCAAGGACCTGAATCTTTCAGGCTCCGTGGACCGCGTCACGCTGGAGCGCGCAGTGGCTTCGCTGCCCCCGGGCTACCGCATGGTCTTCGTCCTGCACGACGTCGAAGGCTTCGAACACAACGAGATCGCGACGATGCTCGAGTGCTCCACCGGCAACTCCAAGTCGCAGCTCCATAAGGCACGCCTGAAGCTGCGTGACCTGCTGCGCAACCCCGAACAGCTTGCCACGGTGCCTGCCCGCAGCAAGGAGGTAGTGCACTAA
- the trpD gene encoding anthranilate phosphoribosyltransferase yields the protein MSFQFELRRVIEGHEHFSLEEARLLMRRILAGEASDIEIGALLGALAARGETAEEVAGFALALREQAVTLPLTEDERSRIVDTCGTGGDTSGTFNISTASALVAAAAGASVAKHGNRAVTSKSGSADVLEALGIPTDLAPDAAAEALRRHGFVFLHAPSHHPGMKAVMPVRRAIGIRTVFNVLGPLLNPAGARRQVMGVYAERLVPLAAQAMTHLGTTHALVVHGEGGLDELSLAGTSAVAEVRTGQPVALRSVEPEDAKLQRAPLGELVTTNVEDSAAVLRGIFAGERGPRRDVVLLNAAAVLQVAGLADTLAQGVEKAAAAIDAGRVQQLVVSLQRS from the coding sequence ATGAGTTTTCAGTTCGAACTGCGTCGCGTCATCGAAGGTCACGAACACTTTTCGCTTGAAGAAGCGCGCCTGCTGATGCGCCGCATCCTGGCCGGCGAGGCCTCCGACATCGAGATCGGTGCCCTGCTCGGCGCGTTGGCCGCTCGCGGCGAAACCGCCGAAGAGGTCGCAGGCTTCGCGCTCGCACTGCGCGAGCAGGCCGTGACGCTGCCGCTTACCGAAGACGAGCGCTCCCGCATCGTGGACACCTGTGGCACCGGCGGCGACACCTCCGGCACCTTCAACATTTCGACCGCTTCGGCGCTCGTCGCGGCCGCTGCCGGAGCGTCGGTCGCCAAGCACGGCAACCGTGCGGTCACCTCGAAGAGCGGTTCGGCCGACGTGCTCGAAGCGCTCGGTATACCCACCGACCTCGCGCCCGATGCCGCAGCGGAAGCCCTGCGACGCCATGGCTTCGTCTTCCTGCACGCGCCCTCGCACCACCCCGGCATGAAGGCCGTGATGCCCGTGCGTCGCGCCATCGGCATCCGCACCGTATTCAACGTACTGGGCCCGCTGCTGAACCCCGCTGGCGCGCGCCGCCAGGTGATGGGCGTCTACGCAGAACGCCTCGTACCGCTCGCCGCACAGGCCATGACGCACCTCGGCACCACCCACGCCCTCGTCGTGCACGGCGAAGGCGGCCTCGACGAACTCTCGCTCGCCGGAACCTCTGCGGTCGCCGAAGTGCGCACAGGCCAGCCGGTCGCGCTGCGCAGCGTTGAACCGGAAGACGCGAAGCTTCAACGCGCTCCGCTCGGCGAACTCGTCACGACGAACGTCGAGGACAGCGCCGCCGTTCTGCGAGGCATCTTCGCCGGAGAGCGTGGCCCCCGTCGCGACGTCGTTCTGCTCAACGCCGCAGCCGTGCTGCAGGTCGCCGGGCTCGCCGACACGCTCGCCCAGGGCGTGGAAAAGGCCGCCGCCGCAATTGATGCTGGCCGCGTACAGCAACTCGTCGTATCCTTGCAGCGATCCTAA
- a CDS encoding VOC family protein, with amino-acid sequence MARVTGIGGVFLRTPDPKRLTAWYEKHLGLKPTDFGIMLQYDDDIAAQPKGTSMTVWSPFPQHTEYFGPDNQAVMINYRVDDIDAIVDALTEAGEWVDPKRMDESYGRFAWAKDCDGNRIELWQPLGD; translated from the coding sequence ATGGCACGTGTGACCGGTATTGGCGGCGTTTTCCTGCGTACTCCCGACCCCAAGCGACTGACAGCCTGGTATGAGAAGCATCTCGGCCTGAAGCCCACGGACTTCGGCATCATGCTGCAGTACGACGACGACATCGCAGCCCAGCCCAAGGGCACGTCCATGACCGTCTGGTCGCCATTTCCGCAGCACACCGAATACTTTGGTCCCGACAATCAAGCCGTCATGATCAACTACCGTGTCGACGACATCGACGCGATCGTCGACGCGCTGACCGAAGCCGGCGAATGGGTCGACCCCAAGCGCATGGACGAAAGCTACGGTCGCTTCGCCTGGGCCAAGGACTGCGACGGCAACCGCATCGAGCTGTGGCAGCCGCTCGGCGACTAA
- the sucC gene encoding ADP-forming succinate--CoA ligase subunit beta yields MKIHEYQAKEILRKHAVTVPDGEMATTIEEAERAAKNLFDAGHNVVVVKAQIHAGGRGKGGGVKLAKSLEEAVTASKQILGMQLITHQTGPQGQKVQRLLIESGSAIDRELYLGLVLDRASAKVVFMASKSGGMEIEEVAHENPDAIFKEYIDPAVGFAPFQARKLAFKLGLTPAQVGEAVKFMTGLYNAFMETDSSLMEINPFITTKDGKLAALDCKINFDDNALFRHKDLKELRDVAEEDPLEVEASKFSLNYIKLDGNIACMVNGAGLAMATMDIIQHSGGSPANFLDVGGGANQEQIENAFGILLSDPNVKAIFINIFGGILRVDVLATAVVAAAKKLNVQIPIVLRLEGTNVEEGRKILADSGLNFQTGATMKEAADLVVAAAKG; encoded by the coding sequence ATGAAGATTCACGAGTACCAGGCCAAAGAAATCCTCCGCAAGCACGCTGTGACCGTGCCGGACGGCGAGATGGCCACGACCATCGAAGAAGCCGAACGAGCAGCGAAGAACCTGTTCGACGCAGGCCATAATGTTGTGGTCGTCAAGGCACAGATCCACGCAGGCGGCCGCGGCAAGGGCGGCGGCGTCAAGCTCGCCAAGAGCCTCGAAGAAGCCGTCACCGCGTCCAAGCAGATTCTCGGTATGCAGCTGATCACGCACCAGACCGGTCCGCAAGGCCAGAAGGTGCAGCGTCTGCTGATCGAGTCCGGCTCGGCCATTGATCGCGAGCTCTACCTCGGCCTCGTACTTGACCGCGCTTCGGCGAAGGTCGTCTTCATGGCCTCCAAGTCCGGCGGCATGGAGATTGAAGAAGTCGCTCACGAGAACCCCGACGCGATCTTCAAGGAGTACATCGACCCGGCCGTGGGCTTTGCTCCCTTCCAGGCCCGTAAGCTGGCGTTCAAGCTCGGCCTCACGCCCGCGCAGGTTGGTGAAGCGGTCAAGTTTATGACCGGCCTCTACAACGCGTTCATGGAAACCGACTCGTCGCTGATGGAGATTAACCCTTTCATCACCACGAAGGACGGCAAGCTCGCGGCGCTCGACTGCAAGATCAACTTCGACGACAACGCGCTCTTCCGCCACAAGGACCTGAAGGAACTGCGCGACGTTGCGGAAGAAGATCCGCTCGAAGTGGAAGCCTCGAAGTTCTCGCTCAACTACATCAAGCTCGATGGCAACATCGCCTGCATGGTGAACGGCGCCGGTCTCGCGATGGCGACGATGGACATCATCCAGCACTCCGGCGGCTCGCCCGCGAACTTCCTCGACGTCGGCGGCGGCGCCAACCAGGAGCAGATCGAGAACGCCTTCGGCATTCTCCTCTCTGACCCGAACGTGAAGGCGATCTTCATCAACATCTTCGGCGGCATTCTGCGCGTGGACGTGCTGGCAACAGCAGTCGTGGCAGCGGCGAAGAAGCTGAACGTGCAGATCCCGATCGTCCTGCGCCTCGAAGGCACGAACGTCGAAGAAGGCCGCAAGATCCTCGCCGACTCCGGCCTCAACTTCCAGACCGGCGCAACGATGAAGGAAGCGGCTGATCTGGTCGTGGCGGCAGCGAAGGGATAG
- a CDS encoding four helix bundle protein has translation MSQKVEDLQVWQKAIQQSVAVYKLTEHFPRQEMYGLTSQLQRAAVSVASNIAEGRGRLNNGEFRQFLGMAQGSNYEVQTQLVIAKELGLGNQDRIQQAQSLNAEVGRMLTAFIATVSAKG, from the coding sequence ATGTCGCAAAAGGTCGAAGACCTGCAGGTTTGGCAGAAAGCTATTCAGCAAAGTGTTGCGGTCTACAAATTGACCGAGCACTTCCCGAGGCAGGAGATGTATGGACTTACCTCGCAGCTTCAACGGGCAGCCGTTTCTGTAGCGAGCAATATTGCCGAGGGACGAGGCCGACTCAACAACGGTGAGTTCCGACAGTTTCTCGGTATGGCACAGGGTTCGAATTACGAAGTACAGACACAGCTCGTCATCGCAAAAGAGCTAGGTCTGGGAAATCAAGATCGCATCCAGCAGGCTCAATCGCTGAACGCAGAGGTGGGACGAATGCTCACCGCATTCATCGCGACTGTTTCAGCGAAGGGCTAG
- the sucD gene encoding succinate--CoA ligase subunit alpha — MSVLVDKNTRLIVQGITGREGTFHAKSCAEYAKQFGVDLVVGGVTPGKGGTTHEGWPVFNTVEEAVQETGANATVIFVPPPFAADGILEAVDAKIPLVVCITEGIPVLDMVKVWDVAKNSSSRLIGPNCPGVISPGKAKIGIMPGRIHKEGNVGIVSKSGTLTYEAVYQLTQRGIGQSTAIGIGGDPIIGTTHIDALKLLNEDPDTEAIIMIGEIGGSAEEAAAEYIKQHVKKPVVGFIAGQTAPPGRRMGHAGAIISGGEGTAASKMAAMEAAGITVVQTPSEIGEAMARVLGKA, encoded by the coding sequence ATGTCAGTTTTGGTTGATAAGAATACTCGCCTCATCGTTCAGGGCATCACCGGCCGCGAAGGCACCTTCCACGCGAAGAGTTGCGCGGAATACGCGAAGCAGTTCGGCGTTGACCTCGTCGTCGGCGGCGTAACGCCCGGCAAGGGCGGCACCACGCACGAAGGCTGGCCCGTATTCAACACGGTGGAAGAAGCCGTGCAGGAAACCGGTGCAAACGCCACCGTCATCTTCGTTCCGCCGCCCTTCGCGGCAGACGGCATCCTCGAAGCTGTCGATGCGAAGATTCCGCTGGTCGTCTGCATCACCGAAGGCATTCCGGTGCTCGACATGGTGAAGGTGTGGGACGTGGCGAAGAACTCGTCCTCGCGCCTCATCGGACCGAACTGCCCCGGCGTCATCTCGCCCGGCAAGGCGAAGATCGGCATCATGCCCGGCCGCATTCACAAGGAAGGCAACGTCGGCATCGTCTCGAAGTCCGGCACGCTGACCTATGAGGCCGTGTACCAGCTCACGCAGCGCGGCATCGGCCAGTCGACCGCCATCGGCATCGGTGGCGACCCGATCATCGGCACCACGCACATCGACGCGCTCAAGCTCCTCAACGAGGATCCCGACACCGAAGCGATCATCATGATCGGCGAAATCGGCGGCTCGGCTGAAGAAGCAGCAGCGGAGTACATCAAGCAGCATGTGAAGAAGCCGGTTGTCGGCTTCATCGCCGGCCAGACGGCGCCTCCGGGCCGCCGCATGGGTCACGCTGGCGCGATCATCTCCGGCGGCGAAGGCACCGCAGCCAGCAAGATGGCGGCGATGGAAGCTGCAGGCATCACCGTCGTGCAGACGCCGAGTGAAATCGGCGAAGCCATGGCGCGCGTGCTCGGTAAGGCGTAA
- the ndk gene encoding nucleoside-diphosphate kinase encodes MSQRTFSIIKPDAVKNGHAAAILAEISKAGFKLVAIKKIVLTKEQAAGFYYVHAARPFFGELVDFMSSGVIYPMVLEKENAIADLRTLMGATDPAKADEGTIRKMFATSIGENAIHGSDAEETAAFEIPYFFAGYELK; translated from the coding sequence GTGTCACAGCGTACTTTCAGCATCATCAAGCCGGACGCGGTCAAGAACGGCCACGCCGCAGCCATCCTCGCCGAAATCTCGAAGGCTGGTTTCAAGCTCGTTGCGATCAAGAAGATCGTGCTCACCAAGGAGCAGGCCGCAGGCTTCTACTACGTGCACGCTGCGCGTCCGTTCTTCGGCGAGCTCGTCGACTTCATGAGCTCGGGCGTGATCTACCCGATGGTGCTCGAGAAGGAAAACGCGATTGCCGACCTGCGCACCCTGATGGGCGCCACCGACCCGGCCAAGGCTGACGAAGGCACCATCCGCAAGATGTTCGCCACCTCGATCGGCGAGAACGCCATCCACGGTTCGGACGCGGAAGAAACCGCTGCATTCGAAATCCCCTACTTCTTCGCAGGCTACGAACTCAAGTAG